Below is a genomic region from Coleofasciculus sp. FACHB-1120.
CATATCGGATGTGGAACTATGACGCGGCTGGGATGTATGCTCCCGGTTCAGATCCGATGTATATTTGCATTCCGGTTTATTGGGGTCTTCACTCCGCTGGCAGTTACTTGGTTTTCTATGAAAACTCTTTTAATGCCAATTTTACGTTTGCGGATGTCGCCACAGCCGACTTCGACGGAGGATCGCTGCGTTACTACTTTACTTCCGGCTCGCCTGCGGAACTACTAGAGCGTTACACGGAGTTGACGGGACGTTCTCCCCTGCCTCCCCGCTGGGCTTTAGGATATCATCAGTCGAAGTGGGGATATGGTACAGAAGAGGCAGTCCGAAAAGAAGCGAAGACATTTCAGGCTCATAACTTGCCGTTGAGTGCGATTCACCTAGATATTGACTGTCAGGTGGGATATCGAGCCTTTACGATTGACCCGGAGCGCTTTCCCAACTTAGGAAGTTTTACGCAAGAGCTGGCTGAGATAGGGGTGCAGTTTATTGCCATTCTCAACCCAGGAATTAAGTACAGCCGCCAGAGCAACTTGTTCTTAGAGGGTCAGATTCTCGATGCGTTTTGCAAACACCCCAACGGTAAGCTTGTTGTTGCCCCAGTTTGGCCCGGTTGGTCAGTTTTCCCCGATTACACGAATCCAACGGTACGCAAGTGGTGGAGTCGGCAGTATGCATACTTGCTAGATGTCGGCGTGGCGGGATTTTGGCACGACATGAACGAACCGGCTGCGTTTATTCTTTGGGGCGATCGCTCTCTTCCCAAACCGACGCGGCATTTCTTGGAAGGGAGAGGGGGCGACCATCGCGAAGCTCATAACATCTACGGGTTGCTGCAAGCGAAGGCGGGATACGAAAGTCTGCGGGAACATCGACCCCATCAACGCCCGTTCATTGTTTCCCGTGCGGGTTGGGCAGGACTCCAGCGCTATGCTTGGACTTGGACGGGGGATATTGAGTGTACGTGGGCGGCGTTGCGCCAGACGGTGGCAACGGTTGTGGGGTTAGGACTATCGGGAGTTCCTTATAGTGGCCCGGATATCGGCGGTTTTCAGGGAAATCCGAGTGCTGAACTTTACTTGCGCTGGTTCCAGATGGCAAGTTTTCTGACTTTTTGCCGCACCCATTCTTCTAATAACGTTGAACACCGCACGCCGTGGACGTATGGCGAACCTTACCTGAGTATCATTCGGCAATTCTTGCAATTACGCTATAAATTGCTGCCCTACTTCTATACATTGGCTTGGGAAGCCAGCCAGAAGGGTTATTCTCCGGTGCGTCCGCTTTTCTGGGCTGACAGCGACGAACCGGCACTTTGGGATGTAGAGGATGCTTTCTTGTTGGGCGATGCACTGCTAGTTTGTCCGATTGTTGAAGATAAAGCGCGATCGCGTGAAGTCCTCTTACCGAACGGTCGTTGGTATCGTTTCTGGGATGATGCAGTGCTGGAGGGTTCGCAGTCGGTAAATTTGGATGCACCGCTAGAGCAGATTCCAGTGCTGGTGAGGGCAGGGAGTATTCTTCCAATGGAGGAAGATCGGCAACTAATTCTCCACCTCTACCCGCCCGTACAAGAAACTTGCGAAGCTCACCTCTACAGCGATGCCGGAGATGGATATGGAGAATCGCGGCTCGATCGATTCCGGATGGTGCGGGACGGGAACGGTTTAGAACTCACCTGGGAAGAACAACACGGGGATTATGCTTTCCCTTACGCCAGTGTCCAAGTGCAACTTCACGGGATGGAAGCCCAGCAAGCTTGGGTAGATGGGTCAGAAGTGACTTGTCAGGGGAAGCGTATAGAATGCGTTAGCGCAGCGGGAGGCGGTAGCATCCATCGCTTCCAGCAAATTCGCTTTCAGGGAGAATTGAGTTAAATCCATTTATCCCCAGAAAACCTCTACGGTTAAAAACCAGAGGGAAATGTCTCTGGCACTTCGTCTATCTCCCATTCAGCCCGCTCTAGGGGCTGCACTGCCTGGGTTTCGTCGAAGTGGATGATGGCGTCAAATTGGTCGGCGAGCCGTGCGTGGAAGTAATGGCTACTCCGCTCGGTCTGGGGTCGATAGATGACACCAATCGCCCGTTCCAATCGAGGCTCCCGCAATTCTTTGATTGATGCGCCACCGTCGCGTAAGACGAGCAGGAAGCAAGACACACCTGTGTCGTGAAACAGCGCTTCATAACTGTCTGGAAGCGCCGGACGGATGCGCTTGCGTTCGGCGGGTGCGCCCCAATTTGAGGCGGCGGTGACGGTTCCCGTGTAGGTGCTGAAGCCGACAAGTACCGCGTCGCGACCATACTGTTCGCGCACCAGTTGACCGACGTTCAGTTCGCCGTGTGCGCCCATGTCGGTTGCCCGTGCGTCGCCGAGATGGGAGTTGTGTGCCCAGAGGACGACCTTGGTGCGATCGCCTTGTTTGTCCAAATGAGCGACGAGGTGTTGCAGCGTTTCTGCCATGTGGCGATCGCGCAAATTCCACGACGACACCCGACCACGAAACATTGAGCGGTAGTATTCCTCGGCGTTCTTGACCAGTCGTGCGTTCTGTTCGGCAAAGAAAAATTCGTCCTCTGTCAGGCGACCATCCCGATGGGCGTACTCGCTAGCACGATGTTGCAATTCTAGAAGTTGGTTGACAACTTGGCTCTCACAGGATTCCTCATCATCGAAGTTGGCGACATACCCGTAGGATTGAGCGTCTTCACCAAAGTCTTCAAAGCACGAGTAGCGGTGACGCGCCTGTTCTGCCGCCTCTGGGTCAATTTTGTCAAGGTAGTCGAGAACGGCGGCGATTGACTGGTGTAGGCTGTAGAGGTCAAGACCGTAGAAGCCAGTCTTAGTGGCATTTTCAGGGAGGGCGCTATTGTACTGGCGCAGCCAATCAATGAAGTTGACCACATCCGCGTTGCGCCACATCCAAGCGGGGAAGCGTCCAAAGCCAGAGAGTGCTTCGTTACTGGTTGTATTGTCGCTGACACCAGTGACGTAGCGGTTGACGCGGTAAGCATCGGGCCAATCGGCTTCGACAGCGATCGCTGTAAAGCCTTTTTCTTGAATCAGCCGCTTGGTAATTTCGGCTCGCGCTTGATAAAATTCATGGGTGCCGTGGGATGCCTCACCCAGCAAGACAAAGCGGGCATCGCCAATAAGTTCCATCAAGGGGTCGTAGTCAGAGGCGGCACCTGTGAGCGGGTGGGCAATCTGGCGCACAGTATCGGTTAGCTTAGTCTGAGTCGCGTTAGTCTGAGTCGCGTCGGGCATTGCTGTAGCCCTCCTTTCAAAAATTTGCTTGGGACAGCGATCGCTACTGGGTGAATATTTATGCGATCGCATTGCTGATGAGAACTGGTTCTTGGCAGACTCTTATACTTGTGCAAAATACTTGTGCAAAGTCTCAGAACGTGGAGAGTCTACTTCCAAACTAACTGCCACGATTTCTGCTAACTTCTACCCCAGGAAAGGCTCTGAGTGAAGTTAGTCTGTTATGAGGAATAGAAAAAAGCCGAGAAACGTAGACGTTGCACGCTCAAAGTCTGATACGTGTAGCAGCGATCGCTTTCTTGGCATTCTTGGCAACGTTTACGATCGAGACTTCGGCTTAATTCGCCCGTTAAAAAACTCTCAATTTATTACTAGCTTGCAATGACTGCATCGACTCCTGCCTACGTTCTCGCCCTAGACCTCGGTACTACCGGCAACCGAGCCATCTTATTTAATGCTGACGGGATGATTGTTAGCTCTGCTTACAAAGAACTCACGCAGTATTATCCCCAACCGGGTTGGTTAGAGCATGACCCCAGAGAAATTTGGCAAGATACTTGTTGGACGATGCAGACTGTATTGCAGAAGGCGGACATCAGTG
It encodes:
- a CDS encoding glycoside hydrolase family 31 protein; this translates as MSLFKEISLKIRFFLGSLLYVSYMPQAFVYSRQRDRIEQEFPNLPAEEAFDNPGKLLRGEPSNRGANFYFEQAELEICFLTGDLVRVDWKPGIPPIPYAIARQDWSEVETTLEETAEGWTVSSHNLAVIVGIDGSLKFCDSSGQTLREELPPQRKDGGWIHKARLREEERIYGLGERASSLNLRAAREVTKKGEVTQQPKTYRMWNYDAAGMYAPGSDPMYICIPVYWGLHSAGSYLVFYENSFNANFTFADVATADFDGGSLRYYFTSGSPAELLERYTELTGRSPLPPRWALGYHQSKWGYGTEEAVRKEAKTFQAHNLPLSAIHLDIDCQVGYRAFTIDPERFPNLGSFTQELAEIGVQFIAILNPGIKYSRQSNLFLEGQILDAFCKHPNGKLVVAPVWPGWSVFPDYTNPTVRKWWSRQYAYLLDVGVAGFWHDMNEPAAFILWGDRSLPKPTRHFLEGRGGDHREAHNIYGLLQAKAGYESLREHRPHQRPFIVSRAGWAGLQRYAWTWTGDIECTWAALRQTVATVVGLGLSGVPYSGPDIGGFQGNPSAELYLRWFQMASFLTFCRTHSSNNVEHRTPWTYGEPYLSIIRQFLQLRYKLLPYFYTLAWEASQKGYSPVRPLFWADSDEPALWDVEDAFLLGDALLVCPIVEDKARSREVLLPNGRWYRFWDDAVLEGSQSVNLDAPLEQIPVLVRAGSILPMEEDRQLILHLYPPVQETCEAHLYSDAGDGYGESRLDRFRMVRDGNGLELTWEEQHGDYAFPYASVQVQLHGMEAQQAWVDGSEVTCQGKRIECVSAAGGGSIHRFQQIRFQGELS
- a CDS encoding erythromycin esterase family protein, whose translation is MPDATQTNATQTKLTDTVRQIAHPLTGAASDYDPLMELIGDARFVLLGEASHGTHEFYQARAEITKRLIQEKGFTAIAVEADWPDAYRVNRYVTGVSDNTTSNEALSGFGRFPAWMWRNADVVNFIDWLRQYNSALPENATKTGFYGLDLYSLHQSIAAVLDYLDKIDPEAAEQARHRYSCFEDFGEDAQSYGYVANFDDEESCESQVVNQLLELQHRASEYAHRDGRLTEDEFFFAEQNARLVKNAEEYYRSMFRGRVSSWNLRDRHMAETLQHLVAHLDKQGDRTKVVLWAHNSHLGDARATDMGAHGELNVGQLVREQYGRDAVLVGFSTYTGTVTAASNWGAPAERKRIRPALPDSYEALFHDTGVSCFLLVLRDGGASIKELREPRLERAIGVIYRPQTERSSHYFHARLADQFDAIIHFDETQAVQPLERAEWEIDEVPETFPSGF